From the genome of Triticum aestivum cultivar Chinese Spring chromosome 3B, IWGSC CS RefSeq v2.1, whole genome shotgun sequence, one region includes:
- the LOC123071740 gene encoding uncharacterized protein isoform X2 — MASAATFPKLRLGPRCHGFSQLQAADPVHIHMKIGDACKCPMPAQRLLVSTGRNARHTFLPVSAARSGRGASVAEAEKTGLSLDSFKTTVVKRDDEKIHLRIELPGKETQKVFDAALTSLAKDAPPVPGFRRSKGKTSNIPSSILLSMLGKSRVTKFILQEILSVTVGDFVKKENIKVNPEIATTQSEGDLESSFAPGSSFGFNVILELEKEPDTDDAIDVELSDSKDAPDVLQSDSEEPSEEQPASST, encoded by the exons ATGGCTTCAGCCGCGACCTTTCCGAAGCTCCGGCTCGGTCCACGATGCCACGGCTTCTCCCAGCTTCAG GCGGCTGACCCGGTTCATATCCACATGAAGATTGGTGATGCCTGCAAGTGCCCCATGCCTGCCCAACG GTTGCTTGTTTCTACCGGGAGAAATGCGAGGCACACATTCCTGCCGGTTTCGGCGGCTCGATCAG GTCGGGGCGCATCGGTCGCCGAGGCCGAGAAGACTGGGCTCTCGCTGGATAGCTTCAAGACAACCGTTGTCAAACGCGACGACGAAAAGATCCAT CTAAGAATCGAGCTGCCCGGGAAGGAAacgcagaaggtgtttgatgcagcCTTGACAAGCCTGGCCAAGGATGCGCCGCCGGTTCCAGGTTTCAGAAGGTCCAAGG GGAAAACATCGAAT ATACCAAGCAGCATTCTCCTGTCGATGCTCGGCAAGAGCCGGGTCACCAAGTTCATCCTTCAGGAAATACTCAGCGTAACCGTCGGCGATTTCGTCAAGAAG GAAAACATCAAGGTGAACCCTGAAATCGCGACGACACAATCGGAAGGCGACCTGGAGTCGTCGTTCGCGCCGGGCTCGTCGTTCGGGTTCAATGTGATCCTTGAGCTGGAGAAGGAGCCTGACACCGATGATGCTATTGACGTGGAGCTGTCCGACTCCAAGGACGCTCCGGACGTGTTGCAGTCCGACTCTGAAGAGCCTTCCGaagagcagcccgcctcctccacCTGA
- the LOC123071740 gene encoding uncharacterized protein isoform X1 encodes MASAATFPKLRLGPRCHGFSQLQAADPVHIHMKIGDACKCPMPAQRLLVSTGRNARHTFLPVSAARSGRGASVAEAEKTGLSLDSFKTTVVKRDDEKIHLRIELPGKETQKVFDAALTSLAKDAPPVPGFRRSKGGKTSNIPSSILLSMLGKSRVTKFILQEILSVTVGDFVKKENIKVNPEIATTQSEGDLESSFAPGSSFGFNVILELEKEPDTDDAIDVELSDSKDAPDVLQSDSEEPSEEQPASST; translated from the exons ATGGCTTCAGCCGCGACCTTTCCGAAGCTCCGGCTCGGTCCACGATGCCACGGCTTCTCCCAGCTTCAG GCGGCTGACCCGGTTCATATCCACATGAAGATTGGTGATGCCTGCAAGTGCCCCATGCCTGCCCAACG GTTGCTTGTTTCTACCGGGAGAAATGCGAGGCACACATTCCTGCCGGTTTCGGCGGCTCGATCAG GTCGGGGCGCATCGGTCGCCGAGGCCGAGAAGACTGGGCTCTCGCTGGATAGCTTCAAGACAACCGTTGTCAAACGCGACGACGAAAAGATCCAT CTAAGAATCGAGCTGCCCGGGAAGGAAacgcagaaggtgtttgatgcagcCTTGACAAGCCTGGCCAAGGATGCGCCGCCGGTTCCAGGTTTCAGAAGGTCCAAGGGTG GGAAAACATCGAAT ATACCAAGCAGCATTCTCCTGTCGATGCTCGGCAAGAGCCGGGTCACCAAGTTCATCCTTCAGGAAATACTCAGCGTAACCGTCGGCGATTTCGTCAAGAAG GAAAACATCAAGGTGAACCCTGAAATCGCGACGACACAATCGGAAGGCGACCTGGAGTCGTCGTTCGCGCCGGGCTCGTCGTTCGGGTTCAATGTGATCCTTGAGCTGGAGAAGGAGCCTGACACCGATGATGCTATTGACGTGGAGCTGTCCGACTCCAAGGACGCTCCGGACGTGTTGCAGTCCGACTCTGAAGAGCCTTCCGaagagcagcccgcctcctccacCTGA